DNA from Christensenella timonensis:
AACGTGGCCAGTAAAATTGCCCCATATCCGCCTCCGGCCATACCGCCTACCATGGCTACCATCGGAAACAGTGACAGCATCTGGTTTAGGCCCTCCGCAAGGCCGCCCAGTCCCAGAAGGCCAGCCGCACCGGACGCCAATCCTGAAAAACCGAAAAGTGGCAGGGTCAGCGAAAAAACAATCGCTAAAATTGCCAGTACAATCACGATAAAGTCGTATGGAAAACAAGAAAAATACCTTTTGAATGGTTCGAGGACATTCTGGCTTTGCCCCTTGGCTTTGCCGGCCGGGCCAATCTCCCCGCCAACAGGCTCTCCGCATTTGCTGCAAAAAGCATCCCCTTCATTGAGCTTGGAACCGCATTTCCTGCAAAACATAATCCCACCCCGCTTTCATCCCCATAAAACCGGAACCTTGTTAGCTTTATCATAGCATTTCCCCTGCAAAATTTCAATCCGGACGGTTACCCTGCGCCTGTTCCGTTTATATACTACCTAATAAGCAGGTTTACAAACATAAACCAATGAAAGCGAGGGTATATGACATGAGCAAGATCGTATTGGTCGGGGCAAACCACGCGGGGACTGCGGCGGCAAACACCATCCTTGACAACTATCCGGAGGAAGAGCTGGTCATCATCGACCGCAACTCCAACATCAGCTACCTCGGCTGCGGCACGGCGCTTTGGGTCGGGCGGCAGATCGACGGGACAGAGGGCCTTTTCTATTGTTCCCAAGACGTGTTCAAACAAAAACATGCCCGGGTCTACATGGAGACCGAAGTCACGAATATCGACTTTGCGGGCAAAAAGGTACACGCGCAGACTAAGTGCGGCGAACAGGTCGTTGAGGAATATGACAAGCTGATCCTCGCGACGGGATCGCTGCCCATCATCCCCAAAATCAGCGGACTGGAACTCGAAAATGTGGATGTCGTCAAGCTGTTCCAGGACGGCGAAAAGATCAATAAAGCGCTGGACGACGAAAGCATCCGCAACGTCGCCGTCGTGGGCGCGGGTTACATCGGCGTGGAAATCGCCGAAGCGGTACGCAGGCGCGGCAAGAACGCCATGCTGTTCGAGGCGCAGGGTACTTCCCTGTCCGGCTATTACGACCCATGGTTCACGAAGGATATGGATAAGGTCTTGGCGGACAACGGCGTAGAGCTCCATTTCAATGAGATCGTAAAGGAATTGAAGGGCGAGGGTAAAGTTGGCGCGATCGTTACGGATAAAGGCGAATACGCTGCCGAACTCGTCATCCTGGCCATCGGCTTTGTGCCGAACAACGGCCTTGCAAAGGGAAGCCTTGACCTGTTTTCCAACGGCGCTGTCCTCGTCGACAGGCACCAGCGCACGAGCCTTGCGGACGTTTACGCCGTCGGCGACTGCGCCACCGTTTACAGCAACGCCCTGCGCGCGCCTTCTTACATTGCACTGGCTACGAACGCTGTCCGGAGCGGTATCGTCGCGGCGCACAACGCCTGCGGCACGCCTCTTGAATCCATCGGCGTACAGGGTTCCAACGGCATCAGCATCTACGGCTACCATATGGTATCCACAGGCCTCAACTTAAAAGCTGCTGAAAAAGCGGGCATGGAGGTATTGTATACCGATTATGAAGACCTCCAGAAGCCGGCTTTCATCCACGACAACCACCGCGTCAAAATCCGCATTATCTACGAAAGGGGCTCGCGGCGCATCGTGGGTACACAGATCGCTTCGTATGAAGATATCGCGATGGGTATCCACATGTTCTCACTGGCCATCGAGGAAGGCGTGACCATCGATAAGCTAAAACTACTCGATATCTTCTTTCTCCCGCACTTCAACCAACCGTATAACTACATCACCATGGCTGCGCTGGGCGCGGAATAAACCAAGTAAAAAGGCTGCCAGTTGGCAGCCTTTTTTGCTCTTCCTAATCCATGAAATACGTCGCGTACATATCGGCGATCGCCAGCGCAGGCGCAAGCTTGTACGTCCCGTACGCGCTTGACTGTGTACGCCCGCCGATATAGCTGCGCGCCGCGTCGTCATAACCGCCCATATGCCAGCGGATGGCGATGGCCTCCTCATCCGTCAGCCTGATATGCCGCATCAAAAGGTATACCGACTTTTCCCCGTGCCCGATG
Protein-coding regions in this window:
- the nox gene encoding H2O-forming NADH oxidase; its protein translation is MSKIVLVGANHAGTAAANTILDNYPEEELVIIDRNSNISYLGCGTALWVGRQIDGTEGLFYCSQDVFKQKHARVYMETEVTNIDFAGKKVHAQTKCGEQVVEEYDKLILATGSLPIIPKISGLELENVDVVKLFQDGEKINKALDDESIRNVAVVGAGYIGVEIAEAVRRRGKNAMLFEAQGTSLSGYYDPWFTKDMDKVLADNGVELHFNEIVKELKGEGKVGAIVTDKGEYAAELVILAIGFVPNNGLAKGSLDLFSNGAVLVDRHQRTSLADVYAVGDCATVYSNALRAPSYIALATNAVRSGIVAAHNACGTPLESIGVQGSNGISIYGYHMVSTGLNLKAAEKAGMEVLYTDYEDLQKPAFIHDNHRVKIRIIYERGSRRIVGTQIASYEDIAMGIHMFSLAIEEGVTIDKLKLLDIFFLPHFNQPYNYITMAALGAE